A single window of Salvia splendens isolate huo1 chromosome 6, SspV2, whole genome shotgun sequence DNA harbors:
- the LOC121807512 gene encoding germinal center kinase 1-like isoform X5, producing MAEAEALLEASGSRFSDLELIGRGSFGDVYKGYDKELKRDVAIKAIDLEESEDEIEDIQKEIAVLSECRSPYITEYYCSYLHQTKLWIVMEYMAGGSVADLIQPNLPLDEVSIAWILRDLLHAIEYLHSEGKIHRDIKAANVLLTESGDVKVADFGVSAQLTRTISRRKTFVGTPFWMAPEVIQNSEGYNEKADIWSLGITAIEMAKGEPPLADLHPMRVLFIIPRENPPQLDEHFSRPLKEFVSLCLKKNPAERSSAKELLKHRFIRTARKSPRLLERIRERPKFQIDGDNENGATPLGEASGTVKVNRESGHGDTVQVSQATGLRNAGWDFSIGVSGSTGTVRSVVRPPQSSASGINLHTASEISTRTQTNDPANQGNYLEDEDASGTGTVIVRSPRGVPRSSQFSSQSSTSSSKYTSAEDSSISGTVVYRGQHEDSESPRTPKSRLGLQERTFSAALEDSETNLAEAKAAIHGGRKGRDRSALSKGNRDLQESRRIEPDHTTTSFDPSSQSRYSHDYLDAQKAFLRSPHSTEDVDNARSSLAALSAPLSVLLIPSLKDAIVDDPGGSIFQKVANALMDMENVRPGSSELFITKLLQQLASSKEGSMQDLRDLAAQIFAKGKIEMQATNAEADNKKKQVNKELNSNANMSPLARFLLSRWQGFASRDLNS from the exons GGAGGATGAGATAGAGGACATCCAGAAG GAAATTGCGGTCCTTTCAGAATGCCGATCTCCATATATCACCGAGTATTATTGTTCTTATTTGCACCAAACAAAGCTGTGGATAGTCATGGAATACATGGCTGGTGGTTCTGTTGCTGATCTG ATTCAACCAAACCTTCCGCTTGACGAAGTTTCAATAGCTTGGATTTTACGTGACTTGCTCCATGCAATTGAGTATCTTCACAGTGAGGGGAAAATTCATCGAGATATTAAAG CGGCAAACGTTCTATTGACAGAGAGTGGAGACGTTAAG GTAGCAGATTTCGGAGTTTCTGCTCAATTGACAAGGACTATTTCAAGGAGAAAG ACTTTTGTAGGAACGCCATTTTGGATGGCTCCAGAGGTTATTCAAAACTCTGAAGGTTATAATGAGAAG GCAGATATATGGTCTCTGGGGATAACTGCAATTGAGATGGCAAAGGGTGAACCTCCACTTGCTGACCTCCACCCTATGAGAGTGCTTTTCATCATTCCTCGAGAAAATCCACCACAG CTAGATGAGCATTTCTCTCGTCCCCTGAAAGAATTTGTGTCTCTCTGTTTGAAGAAGAATCCTGCAGAG AGGTCCAGTGCAAAGGAACTCCTTAAGCATCGTTTTATTAGAACTGCTAGAAAGAGTCCAAGGCTTCTGGAGAGAATCAG AGAGCGGCCCAAGTTTCAAATTGATGGTGATAATGAAAATGGCGCAACACCCTTGGGAGAAGCTTCTGGAACTGTAAAAGTGAATAGAGAGTCTGGACATGGTGATACAGTTCAAGTCAG TCAGGCAACGGGTCTGAGAAATGCCGGATGGGACTTCAGTATTGGTGTATCAGGTAGCACGGGAACTGTTCGAAGTGTTGTAAGACCACCTCAG TCTTCTGCTTCTGGAATCAATCTTCATACTGCCTCAGAGATCTCCACAAGGACACAGACCAATGATCCAGCAAATCAAGGAAATTATCTTGAAGAT GAAGATGCAAGTGGGACAGGAACTGTCATTGTTCGATCTCCAAGAGGAGTTCCACGATCCTCTCAGTTCAGCAGCCAAAGTTCAACT TCTAGCAGCAAATATACCTCTGCTGAAGATTCTTCAATCAGTGGTACTGTTGTTTATCGTGGACAGCATGAAGATTCAGAGTCTCCGAGAACTCCAAAGTCTAGGCTTGGACTTCAAGAGAGAACTTTTAGTGCAGCTCTTGAAGACAGTGAAACTAATCTTGCCGAG GCTAAGGCTGCTATTCACGGAGGCAGAAAAGGAAGGGATAGGTCTGCATTGAGCAAGGGGAACAGAGATTTGCAAGAGAGCAGAAGGATAGAGCCGGACCACACAACGACAAGTTTTGACCCATCAAG CCAATCCAGATATTCTCATGATTATCTTGATGCTCAGAAGGCATTTTTAAGATCTCCGCACTCAACTGAGGATGTGGACAATGCAAGAAGTTCCTTAGCAGCTTTGTCTGCTCCTTTATCAGTGCTCCTGATCCCTTCACTTAAAGAT GCAATTGTCGATGATCCAGGAGGTTCAATCTTTCAGAAAGTCGCTAACGCTTTAATGGATATGGAGAATGTTAGGCCTGGGTCTTCTGAACTATTTATCACCAAGTTGCTTCAACAATTGGCAAG TTCGAAGGAAGGTTCTATGCAAGACCTCCGGGATCTTGCAGCTCAGATCTTTGCGAAGGGCAAGATAGAAATGCAGGCAACAAATGCAGAAGCTGACAACAAAAAGAAGCAAGTGAACAAGGAGCTCAATTCAAATGCCAATATGAGCCCACTTGCAAGGTTCTTGCTCTCCAG ATGGCAAGGCTTTGCTTCCCGCGATTTGAATTCTTGA
- the LOC121807512 gene encoding serine/threonine-protein kinase 24-like isoform X2 gives MAEAEALLEASGSRFSDLELIGRGSFGDVYKGYDKELKRDVAIKAIDLEESEDEIEDIQKEIAVLSECRSPYITEYYCSYLHQTKLWIVMEYMAGGSVADLIQPNLPLDEVSIAWILRDLLHAIEYLHSEGKIHRDIKAANVLLTESGDVKVADFGVSAQLTRTISRRKTFVGTPFWMAPEVIQNSEGYNEKADIWSLGITAIEMAKGEPPLADLHPMRVLFIIPRENPPQLDEHFSRPLKEFVSLCLKKNPAERSSAKELLKHRFIRTARKSPRLLERIRERPKFQIDGDNENGATPLGEASGTVKVNRESGHGDTVQVSQATGLRNAGWDFSIGVSGSTGTVRSVVRPPQVRERKPEVPLNQSTPKKPLDASNQQSSASGINLHTASEISTRTQTNDPANQGNYLEDEDASGTGTVIVRSPRGVPRSSQFSSQSSTSSSKYTSAEDSSISGTVVYRGQHEDSESPRTPKSRLGLQERTFSAALEDSETNLAEAKAAIHGGRKGRDRSALSKGNRDLQESRRIEPDHTTTSFDPSSQSRYSHDYLDAQKAFLRSPHSTEDVDNARSSLAALSAPLSVLLIPSLKDAIVDDPGGSIFQKVANALMDMENVRPGSSELFITKLLQQLASSKEGSMQDLRDLAAQIFAKGKIEMQATNAEADNKKKQVNKELNSNANMSPLARFLLSRWQGFASRDLNS, from the exons GGAGGATGAGATAGAGGACATCCAGAAG GAAATTGCGGTCCTTTCAGAATGCCGATCTCCATATATCACCGAGTATTATTGTTCTTATTTGCACCAAACAAAGCTGTGGATAGTCATGGAATACATGGCTGGTGGTTCTGTTGCTGATCTG ATTCAACCAAACCTTCCGCTTGACGAAGTTTCAATAGCTTGGATTTTACGTGACTTGCTCCATGCAATTGAGTATCTTCACAGTGAGGGGAAAATTCATCGAGATATTAAAG CGGCAAACGTTCTATTGACAGAGAGTGGAGACGTTAAG GTAGCAGATTTCGGAGTTTCTGCTCAATTGACAAGGACTATTTCAAGGAGAAAG ACTTTTGTAGGAACGCCATTTTGGATGGCTCCAGAGGTTATTCAAAACTCTGAAGGTTATAATGAGAAG GCAGATATATGGTCTCTGGGGATAACTGCAATTGAGATGGCAAAGGGTGAACCTCCACTTGCTGACCTCCACCCTATGAGAGTGCTTTTCATCATTCCTCGAGAAAATCCACCACAG CTAGATGAGCATTTCTCTCGTCCCCTGAAAGAATTTGTGTCTCTCTGTTTGAAGAAGAATCCTGCAGAG AGGTCCAGTGCAAAGGAACTCCTTAAGCATCGTTTTATTAGAACTGCTAGAAAGAGTCCAAGGCTTCTGGAGAGAATCAG AGAGCGGCCCAAGTTTCAAATTGATGGTGATAATGAAAATGGCGCAACACCCTTGGGAGAAGCTTCTGGAACTGTAAAAGTGAATAGAGAGTCTGGACATGGTGATACAGTTCAAGTCAG TCAGGCAACGGGTCTGAGAAATGCCGGATGGGACTTCAGTATTGGTGTATCAGGTAGCACGGGAACTGTTCGAAGTGTTGTAAGACCACCTCAGGTGAGAGAAAGAAAGCCGGAAGTGCCATTAAATCAATCTACTCCTAAAAAACCCTTAGATGCTAGTAACCAGCAGTCTTCTGCTTCTGGAATCAATCTTCATACTGCCTCAGAGATCTCCACAAGGACACAGACCAATGATCCAGCAAATCAAGGAAATTATCTTGAAGAT GAAGATGCAAGTGGGACAGGAACTGTCATTGTTCGATCTCCAAGAGGAGTTCCACGATCCTCTCAGTTCAGCAGCCAAAGTTCAACT TCTAGCAGCAAATATACCTCTGCTGAAGATTCTTCAATCAGTGGTACTGTTGTTTATCGTGGACAGCATGAAGATTCAGAGTCTCCGAGAACTCCAAAGTCTAGGCTTGGACTTCAAGAGAGAACTTTTAGTGCAGCTCTTGAAGACAGTGAAACTAATCTTGCCGAG GCTAAGGCTGCTATTCACGGAGGCAGAAAAGGAAGGGATAGGTCTGCATTGAGCAAGGGGAACAGAGATTTGCAAGAGAGCAGAAGGATAGAGCCGGACCACACAACGACAAGTTTTGACCCATCAAG CCAATCCAGATATTCTCATGATTATCTTGATGCTCAGAAGGCATTTTTAAGATCTCCGCACTCAACTGAGGATGTGGACAATGCAAGAAGTTCCTTAGCAGCTTTGTCTGCTCCTTTATCAGTGCTCCTGATCCCTTCACTTAAAGAT GCAATTGTCGATGATCCAGGAGGTTCAATCTTTCAGAAAGTCGCTAACGCTTTAATGGATATGGAGAATGTTAGGCCTGGGTCTTCTGAACTATTTATCACCAAGTTGCTTCAACAATTGGCAAG TTCGAAGGAAGGTTCTATGCAAGACCTCCGGGATCTTGCAGCTCAGATCTTTGCGAAGGGCAAGATAGAAATGCAGGCAACAAATGCAGAAGCTGACAACAAAAAGAAGCAAGTGAACAAGGAGCTCAATTCAAATGCCAATATGAGCCCACTTGCAAGGTTCTTGCTCTCCAG ATGGCAAGGCTTTGCTTCCCGCGATTTGAATTCTTGA
- the LOC121807512 gene encoding germinal center kinase 1-like isoform X4, translating to MAEAEALLEASGSRFSDLELIGRGSFGDVYKGYDKELKRDVAIKAIDLEESEDEIEDIQKEIAVLSECRSPYITEYYCSYLHQTKLWIVMEYMAGGSVADLIQPNLPLDEVSIAWILRDLLHAIEYLHSEGKIHRDIKAANVLLTESGDVKVADFGVSAQLTRTISRRKTFVGTPFWMAPEVIQNSEGYNEKADIWSLGITAIEMAKGEPPLADLHPMRVLFIIPRENPPQLDEHFSRPLKEFVSLCLKKNPAERSSAKELLKHRFIRTARKSPRLLERIRERPKFQIDGDNENGATPLGEASGTVKVNRESGHGDTVQVSSQATGLRNAGWDFSIGVSGSTGTVRSVVRPPQSSASGINLHTASEISTRTQTNDPANQGNYLEDEDASGTGTVIVRSPRGVPRSSQFSSQSSTSSSKYTSAEDSSISGTVVYRGQHEDSESPRTPKSRLGLQERTFSAALEDSETNLAEAKAAIHGGRKGRDRSALSKGNRDLQESRRIEPDHTTTSFDPSSQSRYSHDYLDAQKAFLRSPHSTEDVDNARSSLAALSAPLSVLLIPSLKDAIVDDPGGSIFQKVANALMDMENVRPGSSELFITKLLQQLASSKEGSMQDLRDLAAQIFAKGKIEMQATNAEADNKKKQVNKELNSNANMSPLARFLLSRWQGFASRDLNS from the exons GGAGGATGAGATAGAGGACATCCAGAAG GAAATTGCGGTCCTTTCAGAATGCCGATCTCCATATATCACCGAGTATTATTGTTCTTATTTGCACCAAACAAAGCTGTGGATAGTCATGGAATACATGGCTGGTGGTTCTGTTGCTGATCTG ATTCAACCAAACCTTCCGCTTGACGAAGTTTCAATAGCTTGGATTTTACGTGACTTGCTCCATGCAATTGAGTATCTTCACAGTGAGGGGAAAATTCATCGAGATATTAAAG CGGCAAACGTTCTATTGACAGAGAGTGGAGACGTTAAG GTAGCAGATTTCGGAGTTTCTGCTCAATTGACAAGGACTATTTCAAGGAGAAAG ACTTTTGTAGGAACGCCATTTTGGATGGCTCCAGAGGTTATTCAAAACTCTGAAGGTTATAATGAGAAG GCAGATATATGGTCTCTGGGGATAACTGCAATTGAGATGGCAAAGGGTGAACCTCCACTTGCTGACCTCCACCCTATGAGAGTGCTTTTCATCATTCCTCGAGAAAATCCACCACAG CTAGATGAGCATTTCTCTCGTCCCCTGAAAGAATTTGTGTCTCTCTGTTTGAAGAAGAATCCTGCAGAG AGGTCCAGTGCAAAGGAACTCCTTAAGCATCGTTTTATTAGAACTGCTAGAAAGAGTCCAAGGCTTCTGGAGAGAATCAG AGAGCGGCCCAAGTTTCAAATTGATGGTGATAATGAAAATGGCGCAACACCCTTGGGAGAAGCTTCTGGAACTGTAAAAGTGAATAGAGAGTCTGGACATGGTGATACAGTTCAAGTCAG TAGTCAGGCAACGGGTCTGAGAAATGCCGGATGGGACTTCAGTATTGGTGTATCAGGTAGCACGGGAACTGTTCGAAGTGTTGTAAGACCACCTCAG TCTTCTGCTTCTGGAATCAATCTTCATACTGCCTCAGAGATCTCCACAAGGACACAGACCAATGATCCAGCAAATCAAGGAAATTATCTTGAAGAT GAAGATGCAAGTGGGACAGGAACTGTCATTGTTCGATCTCCAAGAGGAGTTCCACGATCCTCTCAGTTCAGCAGCCAAAGTTCAACT TCTAGCAGCAAATATACCTCTGCTGAAGATTCTTCAATCAGTGGTACTGTTGTTTATCGTGGACAGCATGAAGATTCAGAGTCTCCGAGAACTCCAAAGTCTAGGCTTGGACTTCAAGAGAGAACTTTTAGTGCAGCTCTTGAAGACAGTGAAACTAATCTTGCCGAG GCTAAGGCTGCTATTCACGGAGGCAGAAAAGGAAGGGATAGGTCTGCATTGAGCAAGGGGAACAGAGATTTGCAAGAGAGCAGAAGGATAGAGCCGGACCACACAACGACAAGTTTTGACCCATCAAG CCAATCCAGATATTCTCATGATTATCTTGATGCTCAGAAGGCATTTTTAAGATCTCCGCACTCAACTGAGGATGTGGACAATGCAAGAAGTTCCTTAGCAGCTTTGTCTGCTCCTTTATCAGTGCTCCTGATCCCTTCACTTAAAGAT GCAATTGTCGATGATCCAGGAGGTTCAATCTTTCAGAAAGTCGCTAACGCTTTAATGGATATGGAGAATGTTAGGCCTGGGTCTTCTGAACTATTTATCACCAAGTTGCTTCAACAATTGGCAAG TTCGAAGGAAGGTTCTATGCAAGACCTCCGGGATCTTGCAGCTCAGATCTTTGCGAAGGGCAAGATAGAAATGCAGGCAACAAATGCAGAAGCTGACAACAAAAAGAAGCAAGTGAACAAGGAGCTCAATTCAAATGCCAATATGAGCCCACTTGCAAGGTTCTTGCTCTCCAG ATGGCAAGGCTTTGCTTCCCGCGATTTGAATTCTTGA
- the LOC121807512 gene encoding serine/threonine-protein kinase 24-like isoform X1, with protein sequence MAEAEALLEASGSRFSDLELIGRGSFGDVYKGYDKELKRDVAIKAIDLEESEDEIEDIQKEIAVLSECRSPYITEYYCSYLHQTKLWIVMEYMAGGSVADLIQPNLPLDEVSIAWILRDLLHAIEYLHSEGKIHRDIKAANVLLTESGDVKVADFGVSAQLTRTISRRKTFVGTPFWMAPEVIQNSEGYNEKADIWSLGITAIEMAKGEPPLADLHPMRVLFIIPRENPPQLDEHFSRPLKEFVSLCLKKNPAERSSAKELLKHRFIRTARKSPRLLERIRERPKFQIDGDNENGATPLGEASGTVKVNRESGHGDTVQVSSQATGLRNAGWDFSIGVSGSTGTVRSVVRPPQVRERKPEVPLNQSTPKKPLDASNQQSSASGINLHTASEISTRTQTNDPANQGNYLEDEDASGTGTVIVRSPRGVPRSSQFSSQSSTSSSKYTSAEDSSISGTVVYRGQHEDSESPRTPKSRLGLQERTFSAALEDSETNLAEAKAAIHGGRKGRDRSALSKGNRDLQESRRIEPDHTTTSFDPSSQSRYSHDYLDAQKAFLRSPHSTEDVDNARSSLAALSAPLSVLLIPSLKDAIVDDPGGSIFQKVANALMDMENVRPGSSELFITKLLQQLASSKEGSMQDLRDLAAQIFAKGKIEMQATNAEADNKKKQVNKELNSNANMSPLARFLLSRWQGFASRDLNS encoded by the exons GGAGGATGAGATAGAGGACATCCAGAAG GAAATTGCGGTCCTTTCAGAATGCCGATCTCCATATATCACCGAGTATTATTGTTCTTATTTGCACCAAACAAAGCTGTGGATAGTCATGGAATACATGGCTGGTGGTTCTGTTGCTGATCTG ATTCAACCAAACCTTCCGCTTGACGAAGTTTCAATAGCTTGGATTTTACGTGACTTGCTCCATGCAATTGAGTATCTTCACAGTGAGGGGAAAATTCATCGAGATATTAAAG CGGCAAACGTTCTATTGACAGAGAGTGGAGACGTTAAG GTAGCAGATTTCGGAGTTTCTGCTCAATTGACAAGGACTATTTCAAGGAGAAAG ACTTTTGTAGGAACGCCATTTTGGATGGCTCCAGAGGTTATTCAAAACTCTGAAGGTTATAATGAGAAG GCAGATATATGGTCTCTGGGGATAACTGCAATTGAGATGGCAAAGGGTGAACCTCCACTTGCTGACCTCCACCCTATGAGAGTGCTTTTCATCATTCCTCGAGAAAATCCACCACAG CTAGATGAGCATTTCTCTCGTCCCCTGAAAGAATTTGTGTCTCTCTGTTTGAAGAAGAATCCTGCAGAG AGGTCCAGTGCAAAGGAACTCCTTAAGCATCGTTTTATTAGAACTGCTAGAAAGAGTCCAAGGCTTCTGGAGAGAATCAG AGAGCGGCCCAAGTTTCAAATTGATGGTGATAATGAAAATGGCGCAACACCCTTGGGAGAAGCTTCTGGAACTGTAAAAGTGAATAGAGAGTCTGGACATGGTGATACAGTTCAAGTCAG TAGTCAGGCAACGGGTCTGAGAAATGCCGGATGGGACTTCAGTATTGGTGTATCAGGTAGCACGGGAACTGTTCGAAGTGTTGTAAGACCACCTCAGGTGAGAGAAAGAAAGCCGGAAGTGCCATTAAATCAATCTACTCCTAAAAAACCCTTAGATGCTAGTAACCAGCAGTCTTCTGCTTCTGGAATCAATCTTCATACTGCCTCAGAGATCTCCACAAGGACACAGACCAATGATCCAGCAAATCAAGGAAATTATCTTGAAGAT GAAGATGCAAGTGGGACAGGAACTGTCATTGTTCGATCTCCAAGAGGAGTTCCACGATCCTCTCAGTTCAGCAGCCAAAGTTCAACT TCTAGCAGCAAATATACCTCTGCTGAAGATTCTTCAATCAGTGGTACTGTTGTTTATCGTGGACAGCATGAAGATTCAGAGTCTCCGAGAACTCCAAAGTCTAGGCTTGGACTTCAAGAGAGAACTTTTAGTGCAGCTCTTGAAGACAGTGAAACTAATCTTGCCGAG GCTAAGGCTGCTATTCACGGAGGCAGAAAAGGAAGGGATAGGTCTGCATTGAGCAAGGGGAACAGAGATTTGCAAGAGAGCAGAAGGATAGAGCCGGACCACACAACGACAAGTTTTGACCCATCAAG CCAATCCAGATATTCTCATGATTATCTTGATGCTCAGAAGGCATTTTTAAGATCTCCGCACTCAACTGAGGATGTGGACAATGCAAGAAGTTCCTTAGCAGCTTTGTCTGCTCCTTTATCAGTGCTCCTGATCCCTTCACTTAAAGAT GCAATTGTCGATGATCCAGGAGGTTCAATCTTTCAGAAAGTCGCTAACGCTTTAATGGATATGGAGAATGTTAGGCCTGGGTCTTCTGAACTATTTATCACCAAGTTGCTTCAACAATTGGCAAG TTCGAAGGAAGGTTCTATGCAAGACCTCCGGGATCTTGCAGCTCAGATCTTTGCGAAGGGCAAGATAGAAATGCAGGCAACAAATGCAGAAGCTGACAACAAAAAGAAGCAAGTGAACAAGGAGCTCAATTCAAATGCCAATATGAGCCCACTTGCAAGGTTCTTGCTCTCCAG ATGGCAAGGCTTTGCTTCCCGCGATTTGAATTCTTGA
- the LOC121807512 gene encoding serine/threonine-protein kinase 24-like isoform X3 produces MAEAEALLEASGSRFSDLELIGRGSFGDVYKGYDKELKRDVAIKAIDLEESEDEIEDIQKEIAVLSECRSPYITEYYCSYLHQTKLWIVMEYMAGGSVADLIQPNLPLDEVSIAWILRDLLHAIEYLHSEGKIHRDIKAANVLLTESGDVKVADFGVSAQLTRTISRRKTFVGTPFWMAPEVIQNSEGYNEKADIWSLGITAIEMAKGEPPLADLHPMRVLFIIPRENPPQLDEHFSRPLKEFVSLCLKKNPAERSSAKELLKHRFIRTARKSPRLLERIRERPKFQIDGDNENGATPLGEASGTVKVNRESGHGDTVQVSSQATGLRNAGWDFSIGVSGSTGTVRSVVRPPQVRERKPEVPLNQSTPKKPLDASNQQSSASGINLHTASEISTRTQTNDPANQGNYLEDEDASGTGTVIVRSPRGVPRSSQFSSQSSTHEDSESPRTPKSRLGLQERTFSAALEDSETNLAEAKAAIHGGRKGRDRSALSKGNRDLQESRRIEPDHTTTSFDPSSQSRYSHDYLDAQKAFLRSPHSTEDVDNARSSLAALSAPLSVLLIPSLKDAIVDDPGGSIFQKVANALMDMENVRPGSSELFITKLLQQLASSKEGSMQDLRDLAAQIFAKGKIEMQATNAEADNKKKQVNKELNSNANMSPLARFLLSRWQGFASRDLNS; encoded by the exons GGAGGATGAGATAGAGGACATCCAGAAG GAAATTGCGGTCCTTTCAGAATGCCGATCTCCATATATCACCGAGTATTATTGTTCTTATTTGCACCAAACAAAGCTGTGGATAGTCATGGAATACATGGCTGGTGGTTCTGTTGCTGATCTG ATTCAACCAAACCTTCCGCTTGACGAAGTTTCAATAGCTTGGATTTTACGTGACTTGCTCCATGCAATTGAGTATCTTCACAGTGAGGGGAAAATTCATCGAGATATTAAAG CGGCAAACGTTCTATTGACAGAGAGTGGAGACGTTAAG GTAGCAGATTTCGGAGTTTCTGCTCAATTGACAAGGACTATTTCAAGGAGAAAG ACTTTTGTAGGAACGCCATTTTGGATGGCTCCAGAGGTTATTCAAAACTCTGAAGGTTATAATGAGAAG GCAGATATATGGTCTCTGGGGATAACTGCAATTGAGATGGCAAAGGGTGAACCTCCACTTGCTGACCTCCACCCTATGAGAGTGCTTTTCATCATTCCTCGAGAAAATCCACCACAG CTAGATGAGCATTTCTCTCGTCCCCTGAAAGAATTTGTGTCTCTCTGTTTGAAGAAGAATCCTGCAGAG AGGTCCAGTGCAAAGGAACTCCTTAAGCATCGTTTTATTAGAACTGCTAGAAAGAGTCCAAGGCTTCTGGAGAGAATCAG AGAGCGGCCCAAGTTTCAAATTGATGGTGATAATGAAAATGGCGCAACACCCTTGGGAGAAGCTTCTGGAACTGTAAAAGTGAATAGAGAGTCTGGACATGGTGATACAGTTCAAGTCAG TAGTCAGGCAACGGGTCTGAGAAATGCCGGATGGGACTTCAGTATTGGTGTATCAGGTAGCACGGGAACTGTTCGAAGTGTTGTAAGACCACCTCAGGTGAGAGAAAGAAAGCCGGAAGTGCCATTAAATCAATCTACTCCTAAAAAACCCTTAGATGCTAGTAACCAGCAGTCTTCTGCTTCTGGAATCAATCTTCATACTGCCTCAGAGATCTCCACAAGGACACAGACCAATGATCCAGCAAATCAAGGAAATTATCTTGAAGAT GAAGATGCAAGTGGGACAGGAACTGTCATTGTTCGATCTCCAAGAGGAGTTCCACGATCCTCTCAGTTCAGCAGCCAAAGTTCAACT CATGAAGATTCAGAGTCTCCGAGAACTCCAAAGTCTAGGCTTGGACTTCAAGAGAGAACTTTTAGTGCAGCTCTTGAAGACAGTGAAACTAATCTTGCCGAG GCTAAGGCTGCTATTCACGGAGGCAGAAAAGGAAGGGATAGGTCTGCATTGAGCAAGGGGAACAGAGATTTGCAAGAGAGCAGAAGGATAGAGCCGGACCACACAACGACAAGTTTTGACCCATCAAG CCAATCCAGATATTCTCATGATTATCTTGATGCTCAGAAGGCATTTTTAAGATCTCCGCACTCAACTGAGGATGTGGACAATGCAAGAAGTTCCTTAGCAGCTTTGTCTGCTCCTTTATCAGTGCTCCTGATCCCTTCACTTAAAGAT GCAATTGTCGATGATCCAGGAGGTTCAATCTTTCAGAAAGTCGCTAACGCTTTAATGGATATGGAGAATGTTAGGCCTGGGTCTTCTGAACTATTTATCACCAAGTTGCTTCAACAATTGGCAAG TTCGAAGGAAGGTTCTATGCAAGACCTCCGGGATCTTGCAGCTCAGATCTTTGCGAAGGGCAAGATAGAAATGCAGGCAACAAATGCAGAAGCTGACAACAAAAAGAAGCAAGTGAACAAGGAGCTCAATTCAAATGCCAATATGAGCCCACTTGCAAGGTTCTTGCTCTCCAG ATGGCAAGGCTTTGCTTCCCGCGATTTGAATTCTTGA